In Corynebacterium afermentans subsp. afermentans, a genomic segment contains:
- a CDS encoding polyprenyl synthetase family protein has translation MTYGTTPSPRHGFNLDLGDDALNTRLNTGLEAVEELLITELNRGESFLTDKVTHLAKAGGKRFRPMMALLCSEFGPNPGAENIIRGAAVTEMVHLATLYHDDVMDEAERRRGVESANTRWTNTVAILAGDILFAHASRQMALMDLDTVAHFADTFSELVTGQMRETVGADGTGATDPVEHYLKVIEEKTGVLISSAAYLGARHAGASDEVVARCARIGDAVGMIFQIVDDIIDIFSDPEQSGKTPGTDLREGVFTLPVLYALQEDSPAGEELRGLLTGPLTNDDDVNRALELLGQTRGRERALETVRGYVDDVERELDALPDGPAREALRTMTRLTVERVG, from the coding sequence ATGACGTACGGCACCACTCCGTCACCGCGCCACGGATTCAACCTGGACCTGGGCGACGACGCGCTCAACACCCGGCTCAACACCGGGCTCGAAGCGGTGGAGGAGCTGCTGATAACGGAGCTCAACCGAGGGGAGAGCTTCCTCACCGACAAAGTCACCCACCTGGCCAAAGCCGGCGGCAAACGCTTCCGCCCCATGATGGCGCTGCTCTGCAGCGAATTCGGGCCGAACCCCGGCGCCGAAAACATCATCCGCGGCGCCGCCGTGACCGAGATGGTGCACCTGGCCACGCTCTACCACGACGACGTCATGGACGAAGCCGAGCGCCGCCGCGGCGTCGAATCCGCCAACACCCGGTGGACCAACACCGTGGCCATCCTCGCCGGCGACATCCTGTTCGCCCACGCGTCGCGCCAAATGGCGCTCATGGACCTCGACACCGTGGCCCACTTCGCCGACACCTTCTCCGAGCTGGTCACCGGCCAGATGCGCGAAACCGTCGGCGCGGACGGCACGGGCGCGACGGACCCAGTGGAGCACTACCTGAAAGTCATTGAGGAAAAAACCGGCGTGCTCATCTCCTCCGCCGCCTACCTGGGCGCGCGCCACGCCGGCGCCTCCGACGAGGTGGTGGCGCGCTGCGCCCGCATCGGCGACGCGGTGGGCATGATCTTCCAAATCGTCGACGACATCATCGACATCTTCTCCGACCCCGAGCAGTCCGGAAAAACCCCCGGCACCGACCTGCGCGAGGGCGTGTTCACCCTGCCGGTGCTCTACGCGCTGCAAGAGGACTCGCCGGCGGGCGAGGAGCTTCGCGGGCTGCTCACCGGCCCGCTGACCAACGACGATGATGTGAACCGCGCCCTCGAGCTGCTCGGCCAGACCCGTGGGCGCGAGCGTGCCCTGGAGACCGTGCGCGGCTACGTCGACGACGTTGAGCGCGAACTCGACGCCCTGCCCGACGGCCCCGCCCGCGAAGCGCTTCGCACCATGACCCGCCTGACCGTCGAACGAGTCGGTTAA
- the rpoB gene encoding DNA-directed RNA polymerase subunit beta — protein sequence MLEGPNLAVSDQTMNMADTPGAPERYSFAKINEPITVPGLLDVQLESFAWLVGTQEWREREQANRGDDTRITSGLEDILEELSPIEDYSGNMSLTLSEPRFEDVKYTIDECKDKDINYSAPLYVTAEFINNDTQEIKSQTVFIGDFPLMTDKGTFIVNGTERVVVSQLVRSPGVYFDETIDKSTERPLHSVKVIPSRGAWLEFDVDKRDTVGVRIDRKRRQPVTVLLKALGWTTEQITERFGFSEIMMSTLENDGVSNTDEALLEIYRKQRPGEQPTRDLAQSLLENSFFKAKRYDLARVGRYKTNRKLGLGGDHDGLMTLTEEDIATTLEYLVRLHAGETEMTSPAGEIIPINTDDIDHFGNRRLRTVGELIQNQVRVGLSRMERVVRERMTTQDAESITPTSLINVRPVSAAIREFFGTSQLSQFMDQNNSLSGLTHKRRLSALGPGGLSRERAGIEVRDVHPSHYGRMCPVETPEGPNIGLIGALSTYARVNAFGFIETPYQKVNDGKLTGQIDYLTADEEDRYAIAEAATPMDKDNNLTGERIEVRLKDGDIGVVGPQGVDYLDISPRQMVSVATAMIPFLEHDDANRALMGANMQKQAVPLLRAESAYVATGMEQRAAYDAGDTVISKKAGVIENVTGDFITVMDDEGGRDTYMLRTFERTNQGTCYNQTPIVSAGDRVEAGQVIADGPGTKDGEMALGRNLLVAFMPWEGHNYEDAIILNQRVVEEDILTSVHIEEHEIDARDTKLGAEEITREIPNVSEDVLKDLDERGIIRIGADVRDGDILVGKVTPKGETELTPEERLLRAIFGEKAREVRDTSLKVPHGEQGKVIAVRRFSREDDDDLSPGVNEMIRVYVAQKRKIQDGDKMAGRHGNKGVVGKILPQEDMPFMADGTQVDIILNTHGVPRRMNIGQVLEIHLGWLAKAGWTVNPDDPANAKLLETLPEHLYDVPADSLTATPVFDGATNEEIAGLLANTKPNRDGDVMVDGEGKTTLFDGRSGEPYKYPISVGYMYMLKLHHLVDEKIHARSTGPYSMITQQPLGGKAQFGGQRFGEMEVWAMQAYGAAYTLQELLTIKSDDVVGRVKVYEAIVKGDNIPDPGIPESFKVLLKELQSLCLNVEVLSTDGTPMELDGDDDEFDQAGSSLGINLSRDEGAAADTA from the coding sequence GTGCTGGAAGGACCCAACTTGGCAGTCTCAGACCAGACCATGAACATGGCTGATACCCCCGGGGCTCCCGAACGTTACTCGTTCGCGAAGATTAATGAGCCGATCACCGTCCCGGGGCTTCTTGATGTGCAGCTCGAATCGTTTGCGTGGCTCGTCGGCACGCAAGAGTGGCGCGAGCGCGAGCAGGCCAACCGCGGCGACGATACACGCATCACGTCCGGCCTGGAGGACATCCTCGAAGAGCTCTCCCCGATCGAGGACTACTCCGGCAACATGAGCCTGACGCTGTCCGAGCCGCGCTTCGAAGACGTGAAGTACACGATCGACGAGTGCAAGGACAAAGACATCAACTACTCCGCGCCGCTGTACGTGACCGCGGAGTTCATCAACAACGACACGCAGGAGATCAAGTCCCAGACCGTGTTCATCGGCGACTTCCCGCTGATGACGGACAAGGGCACCTTCATTGTCAACGGCACTGAGCGTGTCGTCGTCTCGCAGCTGGTGCGCTCCCCGGGCGTGTACTTCGACGAGACCATTGACAAGTCCACGGAGCGCCCGCTGCACTCCGTGAAGGTCATCCCGTCGCGCGGCGCGTGGCTGGAGTTCGACGTGGACAAGCGCGACACCGTCGGTGTGCGCATCGACCGCAAGCGCCGCCAGCCGGTCACCGTGCTGCTGAAGGCGCTGGGCTGGACCACCGAGCAGATCACGGAGCGCTTCGGCTTCTCCGAGATCATGATGTCCACCCTGGAAAACGACGGTGTGTCCAACACCGACGAGGCGCTGTTGGAGATCTACCGCAAGCAGCGCCCGGGCGAGCAGCCGACGCGCGATCTTGCGCAGTCCCTGCTGGAGAACTCCTTCTTCAAGGCCAAGCGCTACGACCTCGCGCGGGTGGGCCGCTACAAGACCAACCGCAAGCTCGGCCTCGGCGGCGACCATGACGGTCTGATGACGCTGACCGAAGAGGACATCGCCACCACGCTCGAGTACCTCGTGCGTCTGCACGCCGGCGAGACCGAGATGACCTCCCCGGCCGGCGAGATCATCCCGATCAACACCGACGACATCGACCACTTTGGTAACCGCCGCCTGCGCACCGTGGGCGAGCTGATCCAGAACCAGGTCCGCGTCGGCCTGTCGCGTATGGAGCGCGTCGTGCGCGAGCGCATGACCACCCAGGACGCGGAGTCCATCACCCCGACGTCCCTGATCAACGTGCGCCCGGTTTCGGCTGCGATCCGCGAGTTCTTCGGTACCTCGCAGCTGTCGCAGTTCATGGACCAGAACAACTCCCTGTCCGGCCTGACCCACAAGCGCCGCCTGTCCGCGCTTGGCCCGGGTGGTTTGAGCCGTGAGCGCGCCGGCATCGAGGTGCGAGACGTGCACCCGTCGCACTACGGCCGAATGTGCCCGGTTGAGACCCCGGAAGGCCCGAACATTGGCCTGATCGGCGCGCTGTCCACCTACGCGCGCGTCAACGCCTTCGGCTTCATCGAGACGCCGTACCAGAAGGTCAACGACGGCAAGCTCACCGGCCAGATCGACTACCTCACCGCCGACGAGGAAGACCGCTACGCCATCGCCGAGGCCGCGACCCCGATGGACAAGGACAACAACCTCACCGGCGAGCGCATCGAGGTCCGTCTCAAGGACGGCGACATCGGCGTTGTCGGCCCGCAGGGCGTTGACTACCTGGACATCTCCCCGCGCCAGATGGTTTCCGTCGCTACCGCGATGATTCCGTTCCTGGAGCACGACGACGCGAACCGTGCGCTGATGGGCGCGAACATGCAGAAGCAGGCTGTGCCGCTGCTGCGCGCCGAGTCCGCCTACGTTGCCACCGGTATGGAGCAGCGCGCCGCGTACGACGCGGGCGACACCGTCATCTCCAAGAAGGCCGGCGTGATCGAGAACGTCACCGGCGACTTCATCACCGTCATGGACGATGAGGGCGGCCGCGACACCTACATGCTGCGCACCTTCGAGCGCACCAACCAGGGCACCTGCTACAACCAGACCCCGATTGTCTCCGCGGGCGACCGCGTCGAGGCCGGCCAGGTCATCGCTGACGGCCCGGGCACCAAGGACGGCGAGATGGCGCTCGGCCGCAACCTGCTGGTTGCGTTCATGCCGTGGGAAGGCCACAACTACGAGGACGCCATCATCCTCAACCAGCGCGTGGTGGAGGAAGACATCCTCACCTCCGTGCACATTGAGGAGCACGAGATTGACGCCCGCGACACCAAGCTCGGTGCCGAGGAGATCACCCGCGAGATCCCGAACGTCTCCGAAGACGTGCTCAAGGATCTGGACGAGCGCGGCATCATCCGCATCGGCGCGGACGTGCGCGACGGCGACATCCTCGTGGGCAAGGTCACCCCGAAGGGCGAGACCGAGCTGACCCCGGAGGAGCGCCTGCTGCGCGCCATCTTCGGCGAGAAGGCCCGCGAGGTCCGCGACACCTCCCTGAAGGTGCCGCACGGCGAGCAGGGCAAGGTCATTGCCGTGCGCCGCTTCTCCCGCGAGGACGACGACGATCTGTCCCCGGGTGTCAACGAGATGATCCGCGTGTACGTGGCTCAGAAGCGCAAGATCCAGGACGGCGACAAGATGGCCGGCCGCCACGGCAACAAGGGTGTCGTGGGCAAGATCCTGCCGCAGGAGGACATGCCGTTCATGGCTGACGGCACCCAGGTGGACATCATCCTGAACACCCACGGTGTGCCGCGTCGTATGAACATCGGCCAGGTCCTGGAGATCCACCTCGGCTGGCTGGCGAAGGCCGGCTGGACCGTCAACCCGGACGACCCGGCAAACGCCAAGCTGCTCGAGACCCTGCCGGAGCACCTCTACGACGTGCCCGCGGATTCGCTCACCGCAACCCCGGTGTTCGACGGCGCGACCAACGAGGAGATCGCAGGCCTTTTGGCAAACACCAAGCCGAACCGCGACGGTGACGTCATGGTCGACGGCGAGGGCAAGACCACCCTGTTCGACGGCCGTTCCGGCGAGCCGTACAAGTACCCGATTTCCGTCGGCTACATGTACATGCTCAAGCTGCACCACCTGGTGGACGAGAAGATCCACGCCCGTTCCACCGGCCCGTACTCCATGATTACGCAGCAGCCGCTGGGCGGTAAGGCCCAGTTCGGCGGCCAGCGCTTCGGCGAGATGGAGGTGTGGGCGATGCAGGCATACGGCGCCGCCTACACCCTGCAGGAGCTTTTGACCATCAAGTCCGATGACGTGGTGGGCCGCGTGAAGGTCTACGAGGCCATTGTGAAGGGCGACAACATCCCGGATCCGGGCATTCCGGAGTCCTTCAAGGTGCTGCTCAAGGAGCTGCAGTCCCTGTGCTTGAACGTGGAGGTCCTCTCCACCGACGGCACCCCGATGGAGCTCGACGGCGACGACGACGAGTTCGATCAGGCCGGCTCCTCGCTTGGCATCAACCTTTCCCGTGACGAGGGTGCAGCGGCGGACACCGCCTAA
- a CDS encoding DUF3068 domain-containing protein: MLPTSRILYVLLAGVGAALVVAGLLAPSVLLSGNRLPLALGEATWTITDPNGTRDGEAAPVTRQLHMEIQEPSDGDSASVRVGDTLRAGESGSDFNDLLTASTWSYAVDRVSGAAQGPAEAQMIMGMPATQVPIDGAWLTFPALAPQDTVQVFDPVLRGAAPAEFSGEEEIAGRVVHRYTQRIAPTNVAKRYADPRNTLTIEGENGEPQRTFLHHAAERVILVDQETGVVVGIDEKVDDYYADAEGNGVKNVVTYDGVMDRQDVEKLVRKVDDAQTAAADRGLWRVLAWIGAALSLAGLAGALRPGRAARRD; encoded by the coding sequence ATGCTGCCCACTTCCCGCATTCTCTACGTCTTGCTCGCCGGCGTCGGTGCTGCGCTGGTGGTGGCGGGGCTGCTGGCGCCGAGCGTGCTGCTTTCGGGCAACCGCCTGCCGCTGGCGCTGGGGGAGGCCACGTGGACCATCACGGACCCGAACGGCACTCGTGACGGCGAGGCGGCGCCGGTGACGCGTCAGCTGCACATGGAGATTCAGGAGCCGTCCGACGGTGACTCGGCGAGTGTGCGCGTGGGCGACACGCTGCGGGCGGGGGAGTCTGGCTCCGATTTCAATGACCTGCTGACGGCCTCTACGTGGTCCTACGCCGTAGACCGCGTCTCAGGCGCCGCGCAAGGCCCGGCGGAGGCGCAGATGATCATGGGCATGCCCGCAACACAGGTGCCTATCGACGGCGCGTGGCTGACCTTCCCCGCCCTCGCGCCGCAGGACACCGTCCAGGTCTTTGACCCGGTGCTCCGCGGCGCGGCGCCGGCGGAGTTCTCTGGCGAGGAAGAGATCGCCGGGCGCGTAGTGCACCGCTATACCCAGCGCATTGCGCCGACGAACGTGGCCAAGCGCTACGCCGACCCGCGCAACACGCTCACAATCGAGGGTGAAAACGGCGAGCCGCAGCGCACCTTCCTGCACCACGCCGCCGAGCGCGTAATCCTGGTGGACCAGGAAACCGGCGTGGTCGTGGGCATCGACGAGAAGGTGGACGACTACTACGCCGACGCAGAAGGCAACGGCGTGAAGAACGTGGTCACCTATGACGGGGTGATGGACCGGCAGGACGTCGAGAAGCTTGTGCGCAAAGTGGATGATGCGCAGACCGCCGCGGCGGACCGTGGGCTGTGGCGCGTGCTGGCCTGGATTGGTGCAGCGCTGAGCCTTGCGGGCCTGGCGGGTGCGCTGCGGCCGGGGCGTGCGGCGCGTCGCGATTGA
- the nusG gene encoding transcription termination/antitermination protein NusG, which yields MIDEGAPVQPSTDPALNGGDDDPAGTEGGDSSDEESDSSGESDAADADAAVASTELSDAEVQDAAQDSVDAEADEAADADGAVEEPVQETDLNNVEAEAGEGEADADADSDSEYRRRLREYTRELKKQPGDWYIIQSYSGYENKVKTNLEMRSQTLEVEDSIYEVVVPIEQAIENKDGKKKLVKRKLLPGYVLVRMDMNDAAWSVVRETPGVTSFVGNEGNATPVKHRDVAKFLLPKSAATGAKPEVNAEGETVVAMPEEEAPKQLAHDYKVGEAVTILSGALASVSATINSIDPETGKIEALVSIFGRETPVELTADQIERIM from the coding sequence ATGATCGACGAGGGCGCGCCCGTGCAGCCGTCCACCGACCCGGCCCTCAACGGCGGCGACGACGACCCGGCCGGCACCGAGGGCGGTGACTCCTCCGACGAGGAGAGCGACAGTAGCGGCGAGTCTGACGCTGCGGACGCTGACGCTGCCGTCGCTAGCACGGAGTTGAGCGACGCCGAGGTGCAGGACGCGGCGCAGGACTCCGTCGACGCCGAGGCGGACGAGGCGGCAGACGCCGACGGTGCCGTCGAGGAGCCGGTCCAGGAGACCGACCTCAACAACGTCGAGGCCGAAGCGGGCGAGGGCGAGGCCGACGCGGACGCTGACTCCGACAGCGAATACCGCCGCCGCCTGCGCGAGTACACCCGCGAGCTGAAGAAGCAGCCGGGCGACTGGTACATCATCCAGTCCTACTCCGGCTACGAAAACAAGGTGAAGACCAACCTAGAGATGCGCTCCCAGACCCTCGAGGTCGAAGACTCCATCTACGAGGTTGTCGTGCCCATCGAGCAGGCCATCGAGAACAAGGACGGCAAGAAGAAGCTGGTCAAGCGCAAGCTTCTGCCGGGCTACGTGCTCGTGCGCATGGACATGAACGACGCCGCCTGGTCCGTGGTCCGCGAGACGCCGGGTGTGACCTCGTTCGTGGGCAATGAGGGCAATGCGACGCCGGTGAAGCACCGTGACGTCGCTAAGTTCTTGCTTCCCAAGTCCGCCGCTACCGGCGCGAAGCCGGAGGTCAACGCCGAGGGCGAGACCGTCGTGGCGATGCCGGAGGAAGAGGCGCCGAAGCAGCTCGCGCACGACTACAAGGTCGGCGAGGCTGTCACGATCCTCTCCGGCGCGCTGGCGAGCGTGTCCGCCACCATCAACTCGATCGACCCGGAGACCGGCAAGATCGAGGCGCTGGTGTCCATCTTCGGCCGCGAGACCCCGGTGGAGCTGACCGCCGACCAGATCGAGCGCATCATGTAG
- the rplJ gene encoding 50S ribosomal protein L10 gives MANPKNTAELAALKEKFAEADSLVLTEYRGLTVGQLQQLRGDMGFDVEYHVAKNTLIKIAANEQGIEGLDDLLTGPTAVAFIKGDAAVDAAKVMKKFNKDHDAFVIKGGYMDGNVMDASQVDALAEMDNRETTLAKIAGAFEGSLAKAAGLFQAPASKTARLVAALQDKQEAA, from the coding sequence ATGGCAAACCCGAAGAACACTGCGGAACTTGCAGCTCTGAAGGAGAAGTTCGCTGAGGCGGATTCCCTCGTGCTGACTGAGTACCGTGGCCTGACCGTCGGCCAGCTGCAGCAGCTGCGCGGCGATATGGGTTTCGATGTCGAGTACCACGTCGCCAAGAACACCCTCATCAAGATCGCTGCGAACGAGCAGGGTATCGAGGGTCTCGATGATCTTCTCACCGGCCCGACCGCCGTCGCGTTCATCAAGGGCGACGCTGCTGTCGACGCTGCGAAGGTGATGAAGAAGTTCAACAAGGACCACGACGCGTTCGTGATCAAGGGCGGCTACATGGACGGCAACGTCATGGACGCTTCCCAGGTCGACGCTCTGGCCGAGATGGACAACCGCGAGACCACCCTGGCCAAGATCGCTGGCGCATTTGAGGGCTCTCTGGCAAAGGCAGCCGGCCTGTTCCAGGCTCCGGCATCCAAGACGGCCCGCCTTGTCGCTGCACTGCAGGACAAGCAGGAAGCCGCATAA
- the rplA gene encoding 50S ribosomal protein L1 has protein sequence MAKKSKHYIEQLAKVDRDSFYHPLDAVTLAKETSSDKYDATIDVAMRLSVDPRKADQLVRGTVNLPHGTGKTVRVAVFAEGENATKAQEAGADIVGTDELIEQINAGQIDFDVAIATPDQMAKVGRVARVLGPRGLMPNPKTGTVTPDVAKAIQDSKGGKIAFRVDKASNLHAIIGKASFTPEQLAENYGALLDEVIRLKPSSAKGIYLKKITVSATQGPGVPVDTSVEKNYATK, from the coding sequence ATGGCTAAGAAGTCCAAGCACTACATCGAGCAGCTGGCGAAGGTCGACCGCGACAGCTTCTACCACCCGCTCGACGCCGTCACGCTTGCGAAGGAGACCTCCTCCGACAAGTACGACGCCACCATCGACGTGGCAATGCGTCTGTCTGTCGATCCGCGCAAGGCCGACCAGCTGGTCCGCGGCACCGTCAACCTGCCGCACGGCACCGGTAAGACCGTCCGCGTCGCAGTCTTCGCAGAGGGCGAGAACGCTACCAAGGCGCAGGAGGCTGGCGCGGACATCGTCGGCACCGACGAGCTGATCGAGCAGATCAACGCCGGCCAGATCGACTTCGACGTGGCTATCGCTACGCCGGACCAGATGGCCAAGGTCGGCCGCGTCGCCCGCGTGCTGGGCCCGCGTGGTCTGATGCCGAACCCGAAGACCGGCACCGTCACCCCGGACGTCGCGAAGGCGATCCAGGACTCCAAGGGCGGCAAGATCGCCTTCCGCGTGGATAAGGCGTCGAACCTGCACGCGATCATCGGCAAGGCATCCTTCACCCCGGAGCAGCTCGCTGAGAACTACGGCGCACTGCTCGACGAGGTCATCCGCCTCAAGCCGTCCTCCGCGAAGGGTATCTACCTGAAGAAGATCACCGTCTCCGCAACCCAGGGCCCGGGTGTGCCGGTAGACACCTCCGTGGAGAAGAACTACGCCACCAAGTAG
- the rplL gene encoding 50S ribosomal protein L7/L12 codes for MAKLTKDELIEQFKEMTLIELSEFLKEFEEVFDVTAAAPVAAVAAGAPAAGGDAAAEEKDEFDVVLEDAGDKKIGVIKVVRELVPGLGLKDAKEMVEGAPKAILEGANKDDAEAAKTKLEEAGAKVTLK; via the coding sequence ATGGCTAAGCTCACCAAGGACGAGCTCATCGAGCAGTTCAAGGAAATGACCCTCATCGAGCTCTCCGAGTTCCTGAAGGAGTTCGAGGAGGTCTTCGACGTGACCGCAGCCGCTCCGGTTGCTGCTGTCGCTGCAGGCGCTCCGGCAGCTGGCGGCGACGCTGCCGCTGAGGAGAAGGACGAGTTCGACGTCGTTCTCGAGGACGCTGGCGACAAGAAGATCGGCGTGATCAAGGTTGTCCGCGAGCTGGTTCCGGGCCTGGGCCTGAAGGACGCCAAGGAAATGGTCGAGGGTGCTCCGAAGGCAATCCTCGAGGGCGCCAACAAGGACGACGCCGAGGCTGCCAAGACCAAGCTCGAGGAGGCTGGCGCAAAGGTCACCCTCAAGTAA
- a CDS encoding HNH endonuclease signature motif containing protein yields MNSFDAFIQAMSAVSMETLRHFDLPVALAAGMAPDRARAWDQMQDVYYGTTKFTRKQSEAVQKARGFSLDELALIERRVAVVKDAGERWRLRLELLDVTGGYRAIERAARDIVPREDNTPTKKQVAFSQPRNGRARITIDTTDRKAADLEHRLRQDIDATLPAAAQMEEAFWRIVEGKAGGVVAAAPRPIVLVPITEHARIMAGDGDDIILTLTDGTIMTGAEYLQQEFGEALEVAAFHPEEGAVNLYDTERFANQKQRDMACMVSPVCAFPGCRHGAYGSEIHHVDAWKHGGLTNMNNLVPLCRYHNRINDDDPWRTKRGRIAMIRGAPWWVSPRGYHIKNTDRGALDQLFGPQST; encoded by the coding sequence ATGAACTCGTTCGACGCATTCATCCAGGCGATGTCCGCAGTATCCATGGAGACACTGCGGCACTTCGACCTGCCGGTTGCCCTTGCTGCCGGCATGGCGCCGGATCGGGCGCGTGCGTGGGATCAGATGCAGGACGTCTACTACGGGACAACGAAATTCACCCGCAAGCAATCGGAGGCTGTGCAGAAAGCCCGCGGGTTCTCCTTGGACGAGCTCGCGCTGATCGAACGACGTGTTGCCGTGGTGAAGGATGCCGGCGAGCGGTGGCGGCTGCGGCTGGAACTGTTGGATGTCACCGGCGGGTACCGCGCGATCGAACGCGCCGCACGCGACATCGTGCCCCGCGAGGACAACACCCCGACAAAGAAACAGGTGGCGTTCTCACAGCCGAGAAACGGGCGCGCACGCATCACCATCGACACCACCGACCGCAAAGCAGCCGACTTAGAGCACCGCCTGCGCCAAGACATCGACGCCACGCTGCCGGCGGCGGCGCAGATGGAGGAGGCGTTCTGGCGCATCGTCGAAGGTAAGGCTGGCGGGGTGGTCGCCGCCGCGCCACGACCGATCGTGCTGGTGCCGATCACGGAGCACGCACGCATCATGGCGGGAGACGGCGACGACATCATCCTGACGCTGACTGACGGCACCATCATGACCGGGGCGGAGTACCTCCAGCAAGAGTTCGGCGAAGCCTTGGAGGTTGCCGCCTTCCACCCCGAGGAAGGCGCGGTGAACCTCTACGACACCGAACGCTTCGCCAACCAGAAACAACGCGATATGGCCTGCATGGTCTCACCCGTGTGCGCCTTCCCAGGCTGCCGCCACGGGGCGTACGGGTCGGAGATTCATCACGTGGATGCGTGGAAACACGGCGGGCTGACCAACATGAACAACCTGGTGCCGCTATGCAGGTATCACAACCGGATCAACGACGATGACCCCTGGCGCACCAAACGCGGCCGCATCGCCATGATCAGAGGCGCACCCTGGTGGGTCTCACCCCGCGGCTACCACATCAAAAACACCGACCGCGGAGCACTCGACCAACTCTTCGGACCACAAAGCACCTAG
- the secE gene encoding preprotein translocase subunit SecE yields MTNPNGQNPAQPTGKRQLRGASPISSEGYEAKRAPVATDDEDAKDGSSVTAFPGEVVSEMNKVIWPTGKQMLNYTLIVFAFLIVLTIFVWGTDALASWAIRWIFIR; encoded by the coding sequence GTGACTAACCCCAACGGTCAAAACCCCGCACAGCCGACCGGCAAGCGTCAGCTGCGTGGGGCTTCTCCCATTTCCTCCGAAGGCTACGAGGCGAAGCGCGCCCCCGTCGCCACCGACGACGAAGACGCCAAGGACGGCTCCAGCGTCACCGCCTTCCCGGGCGAAGTCGTCTCCGAGATGAACAAAGTCATCTGGCCCACCGGCAAGCAGATGCTCAACTACACGCTCATCGTGTTCGCGTTCTTGATCGTGCTGACCATCTTCGTGTGGGGCACCGACGCGCTGGCATCGTGGGCGATTCGCTGGATCTTCATCCGCTAG
- the rplK gene encoding 50S ribosomal protein L11: MAKKKVTGLIKLQIEAGMANPAPPVGPALGAHGVNIVEFTKAYNAATESMRGNIVPVEITVYEDRSFDFILKSPPAASLLLKAAGLKKGSGVPHTDKVGKVTWEQCKEIAETKKNDLNARDIEAGAAIIAGTARSMGIDVEK; encoded by the coding sequence ATGGCTAAGAAGAAGGTCACTGGCCTGATCAAGCTGCAGATCGAAGCAGGCATGGCCAACCCGGCCCCGCCGGTCGGTCCGGCCCTCGGTGCGCACGGCGTGAACATCGTCGAGTTCACCAAGGCCTACAACGCCGCTACCGAGTCCATGCGCGGCAACATCGTGCCGGTGGAGATCACGGTCTACGAGGACCGCTCCTTCGACTTCATCCTGAAGTCCCCGCCGGCAGCGTCGCTGCTGCTGAAGGCTGCAGGTCTGAAGAAGGGCTCCGGCGTCCCGCACACTGACAAGGTTGGCAAGGTCACCTGGGAGCAGTGCAAGGAAATCGCCGAGACCAAGAAGAACGACCTCAACGCCCGCGACATTGAGGCTGGCGCCGCGATCATCGCTGGTACCGCCCGTTCCATGGGTATTGACGTCGAGAAGTAA